From the Astatotilapia calliptera chromosome 6, fAstCal1.2, whole genome shotgun sequence genome, one window contains:
- the c1qtnf6b gene encoding complement C1q tumor necrosis factor-related protein 1 → MLSGCFGLLLLLPLVCCVPSPSRSPSRLCRRCCDQQDSPAATAQYQMPEVRTVINMTILKGDKGDKGDKGTPGKPGLEGAPGYRGPMGPKGSKGQAGAPGDACKIPHSSFSVGRRKSLHSLDYYQALVFDTVFVNLYEHFNMFKGKFYCYVPGIYFFNVNIHTWNFKETYLHLMHNDKEQVILYAQPSERSIMQSQSVMLDLALNDEVWVRLYKRERDNAIYSDDVDVYITFNGYLVAPSIQ, encoded by the exons ATGTTGTCGGGGTGTTTTGGGCTGCTGTTGCTCCTTCCCTTGgtttgctgtgtcccctccCCCTCCAGGTCTCCTTCCAGACTCTGCAGACGATGCTGCGACCAGCAAGATTCTCCCGCAGCCACGGCTCAGTATCAAATGCCTGAAGTCCGAACTGTCATTAACATGACCATCCTCAAAG GTGATAAAGGAGACAAAGGAGACAAAGGTACACCCGGAAAACCAGGTCTGGAGGGCGCTCCTGGCTACCGAGGCCCCATGGGCCCTAAAGGCAGCAAAGGCCAAGCAGGTGCACCCGGAGACGCCTGCAAGATCCCTCACTCTTCTTTCTCTGTGGGACGCCGCAAATCCCTGCACAGCCTGGACTACTACCAGGCGCTGGTGTTTGACACTGTGTTTGTCAACCTCTACGAGCACTTTAACATGTTCAAAGGCAAGTTCTACTGCTACGTGCCCGGGATCTACTTCTTCAACGTCAATATCCACACGTGGAACTTTAAGGAGACATACCTCCACCTGATGCACaacgacaaggagcaggtgatCCTGTACGCTCAGCCCAGCGAGCGGTCCATCATGCAGAGTCAGAGCGTCATGCTGGATCTGGCTCTGAATGACGAGGTCTGGGTGCGGCTCTACAAAAGGGAGCGGGACAACGCCATTTACAGCGACGACGTGGATGTTTACATCACCTTCAACGGATACCTGGTGGCTCCCAGCATCCAGTGA